A genomic segment from Antedon mediterranea chromosome 6, ecAntMedi1.1, whole genome shotgun sequence encodes:
- the LOC140051963 gene encoding uncharacterized protein isoform X1, giving the protein MFKMYLALLCVMLMYTDAKYVGTNDISKVKRQVDIPNEECYNFDLNATSKRYYTCCKGDTNCTNNVGSSNYDCSPYGETIYTKNINSEFNCGKCNGKKWATAKFYRCTARWKLTGINDDNERCWIWSECFKGACAAQEVAYLDESKSVPQETNFCGDGFCVKDTGETVDNCPIDCCPTINSAQCAVTSEKCTDPCCNESTCCITSLSVIYIAILCGGIGFLNLLCCCICVCCYRKVKRTCGFKSHKHTKSISIDNLSRDSPKSTISNRRGSPSQSNLAYKSNSLASLNNKKVYYLRPESHSPRPSYGSSTSLNKKGFSRSTQSLDRIA; this is encoded by the exons atgtttaaaatgtatctTGCTTTGTTATGCGTTATGCTAATGTATACAGACGCGAAGTATGTTGGGACTAATGATATATCAAAAGTGAAAAGACAAGTAGATATTCCTAACGAAGAATGttacaattttgacttaaatgCAACGAGTAAGAGATATTACACCTGCTGCAAGGGGGACACAAACTGCACCAAT AATGTTGGTTCTTCAAATTATGATTGTTCCCCGTATGGAGAAACAATTTacacaaagaatataaattcTGAATTCAATTGTGGAAAATGTAACGGCAAGAAATGGGCTACTGCCAA ATTCTATAGGTGTACTGCTCGTTGGAAACTAACAGGAATAAATGACGACAATGAGAGATGTTGGATATGGTCCGAATGCTTCAAGGGAGCATGCGCAGCACAAGAAGTAGCTTATCTAGATGAATCAAAaag TGTACCTCAAGAAACCAACTTCTGCGGTGATGGATTCTGTGTTAAGGACACCGGAGAAACAGTGGACAACTGTCCAATTGACTGCTGTCCAACGATAAACAGTGCACAGTGCGCAGTTACGTCCGAAAAATGCACAGACCCTTGCTGCAATGAAAGTACATGCTGCATAACAAGCCTAAGTGTAATTTACATTGCTATACTGTGTGGAGGAATTGGTTTTCTAAATTTGCTATGCTGCTGTATCTGTGTATGTTGCTACAGAAAGGTAAAACGCACTTGTGGATTTAAAAGTCATAAACATACAAAGAGCATCTCAATTGATAATCTTTCACGAGATTCTCCAAAGTCTACAATATCTAACAGGAGAGGTTCTCCTTCCCAGAGTAATTTAGCTTACAAAAGTAATTCATTAGCGTCACTGAATAATAAGAAAGTATATTACCTACGACCGGAGAGTCATTCGCCACGACCAAGTTACGGCTCTTCGACGTCGTTAAACAAGAAGGGATTCTCTCGCTCAACCCAATCTCTAGATCGCATCGCTTGA
- the LOC140051963 gene encoding uncharacterized protein isoform X2 — protein MFKMYLALLCVMLMYTDAKYVGTNDISKVKRQVDIPNEECYNFDLNATSKRYYTCCKGDTNCTNNVGSSNYDCSPYGETIYTKNINSEFNCGKCNGKKWATAKCTARWKLTGINDDNERCWIWSECFKGACAAQEVAYLDESKSVPQETNFCGDGFCVKDTGETVDNCPIDCCPTINSAQCAVTSEKCTDPCCNESTCCITSLSVIYIAILCGGIGFLNLLCCCICVCCYRKVKRTCGFKSHKHTKSISIDNLSRDSPKSTISNRRGSPSQSNLAYKSNSLASLNNKKVYYLRPESHSPRPSYGSSTSLNKKGFSRSTQSLDRIA, from the exons atgtttaaaatgtatctTGCTTTGTTATGCGTTATGCTAATGTATACAGACGCGAAGTATGTTGGGACTAATGATATATCAAAAGTGAAAAGACAAGTAGATATTCCTAACGAAGAATGttacaattttgacttaaatgCAACGAGTAAGAGATATTACACCTGCTGCAAGGGGGACACAAACTGCACCAAT AATGTTGGTTCTTCAAATTATGATTGTTCCCCGTATGGAGAAACAATTTacacaaagaatataaattcTGAATTCAATTGTGGAAAATGTAACGGCAAGAAATGGGCTACTGCCAA GTGTACTGCTCGTTGGAAACTAACAGGAATAAATGACGACAATGAGAGATGTTGGATATGGTCCGAATGCTTCAAGGGAGCATGCGCAGCACAAGAAGTAGCTTATCTAGATGAATCAAAaag TGTACCTCAAGAAACCAACTTCTGCGGTGATGGATTCTGTGTTAAGGACACCGGAGAAACAGTGGACAACTGTCCAATTGACTGCTGTCCAACGATAAACAGTGCACAGTGCGCAGTTACGTCCGAAAAATGCACAGACCCTTGCTGCAATGAAAGTACATGCTGCATAACAAGCCTAAGTGTAATTTACATTGCTATACTGTGTGGAGGAATTGGTTTTCTAAATTTGCTATGCTGCTGTATCTGTGTATGTTGCTACAGAAAGGTAAAACGCACTTGTGGATTTAAAAGTCATAAACATACAAAGAGCATCTCAATTGATAATCTTTCACGAGATTCTCCAAAGTCTACAATATCTAACAGGAGAGGTTCTCCTTCCCAGAGTAATTTAGCTTACAAAAGTAATTCATTAGCGTCACTGAATAATAAGAAAGTATATTACCTACGACCGGAGAGTCATTCGCCACGACCAAGTTACGGCTCTTCGACGTCGTTAAACAAGAAGGGATTCTCTCGCTCAACCCAATCTCTAGATCGCATCGCTTGA
- the LOC140051964 gene encoding uncharacterized protein, whose protein sequence is MTALRKCLANAVSITLCLLLDVSLSKEISSRQVRQVIETTAIAETTIEPNLECYNFEIRMGISFRNYHSCCKTDSTPATVNKPAACSTSFNEKNHVFDCKPQKSTYMKIHKTEYFDCAGCAGQTWAKDKCGSRWFWLGKHGSFNCWAMSDCFKRACQAQEDQLQIGNEVQVDLSFCGDGLCEPIKNETKITCPLDCCAAENPKKCAATNNTCPDICCSEKHCCDLVPSSLGDFGEGFWKWFLIIIAGAILFVNLLCCICCWCIYGNCKNNIKRRKRSRKAKAYAAKTESVQIEYVQPPPSNPRN, encoded by the exons ATGACTGCTTTAAGAAAATGTTTAGCAAATGCTGTTAGTATTACTTTGTGTTTATTACTGGACGTTTCTCTTAGTAAAGAAATTAGTTCAAGACAAGTTCGACAAGTTATAGAAACGACAGCCATTGCTGAAACAACGATTGAACCGAACTTGGAATGTTACAATTTTGAAATTCGAATGGGAATATCATTTAGGAATTATCATTCGTGTTGTAAAACTGATTCTACACCAGCAACGGTAAACAAACCAGCTGCCTGTTCTACG aGTTTTAATGAGAAAAACCATGTTTTTGATTGTAAACCACAAAAATCTACATACATGAAAATACATAAAACCGAATATTTTGATTGTGCTGGCTGCGCTGGTCAAACTTGGGCTAAAGACAA GTGTGGATCTCGTTGGTTTTGGCTTGGCAAACATGGTTCTTTCAACTGCTGGGCGATGTCTGACTGCTTTAAAAGAGCGTGTCAGGCTCAGGAAGATCAATTACAGATTGGAAATGA GGTTCAGGTAGACCTAAGTTTTTGTGGTGATGGGCTTTGCGAACCGATTAAGAATGAAACGAAAATAACGTGTCCGCTCGATTGTTGTGCCGCTGAAAACCCTAAAAAATGTGCTGCTACTAATAATACATGTCCTGATATTTGTTGCTCAGAAAAACATTGTTGTGATCTGGTTCCAAGCAGCCTTGGGGATTTTGGGGAAGGCTTCTGGAAGTGGTTTTTGATTATTATAGCTGGAGCTATACTTTTTGTAAACCTATTGTGCTGTATATGTTGCTGGTGTATTTACGGAAATTGTAAAAACAACATCAAAAGAAGAAAGCGATCAAGAAAGGCAAAAGCTTACGCCGCCAAAACAGAATCTGTTCAAATTGAATATGTACAGCCTCCTCCTTCTAACCCAAGAAATTAG
- the LOC140051749 gene encoding uncharacterized protein, translating to MAYQSTDTSGGVYNAGLAVDDNTDMDFTSGSCSRTVGENAYWYVDLGDTYSIDYVNVYPATGYEGTLTGIEIRVDIDTSLLLTSTNICGSIPSQTSGHHLVDCNPSLIGRYVSLYKSNNNEITVCEVDVYGVHISKVPVVTCPADKILKTSSPLTLDWDAPIVTDDVDTGLVAICTPPSDSSFPPGSTMVTCTATDSHGNTRSCSFDVILDAEKPIVECPDNIARSISTFSQVTVTWNDPTVSDNVDTDLSAACIPSSGSSFNIGSTDVTCYATDTASNTGICVFTVTVNVVIDEERPNVECPGNIIRSISTSNQATVTWDDPTVSDNVDPDLSATCNPLSGSSFNIGSRVGTCYATDTAGNTGSCDFSVTVNDVGVPILTCPDIETGEPSVTWDDPIVIDNVDTGLSATCNPPSGSLFNIGSTDVTCNAMDTAGNTGICVFKVTVNDNDSPTVSCPVEYVEEDTGTLVTWDDPTVSDNADTDLSATCTPPSGSSFNIGSTNVTCTAMDTVNNVGSCVFTVTVKEATDNSPNTDDDDGGGGIDTTVIVIVLIAVLLLLVFAVVLAWKIRAKRQILKRPGVIPMSAPNGLRSGKEPEQTNNELLALGATNNQEDYSNYTPDPDPYVIQEFIQPAIPIHKLAEYIEEKKANEQLTQEWESLPEGIKTDARKSVGLESNNAIKNRYRNVIPYDEHRVVLDVIYDNPYSDYINACFIKGFVKENEYIAAQGPNKSTVVDFWRMIWQENVSVVIMTANLVEDGKNKCTQYWPENVNKYGELNVSFLKETSKTSYLTRKLKVVKGTEVRYVKQYHFFIWPDKNIPRSSSPVINMLNVINNETPSNAGPILVHCSAGAGRTGAIIAIDAMMKMATETGEINILEFVKDMRERRPNMVQTPLQYLFVYKTILEFVLFGDTSRAASDFKEHYQKLRAINPKSKKSYIADEFEALQGLSSILGGHKITGGFRPENRDKNRYPDLVPFDRNRPFIMTPGEDGPSDYINASFFDSFDKKDMFIGTQTPLENTIEDFWRMVVDYNSRAIVVLTDMVNRDRTVAEFWPDLNLQFSFKYLTVSSLTSEKLSRHINIHSFDITKNDEKKSLEVKIFEFLGWPANSFTPKSTADFLQLVTVVNNWQSEIEDPTMVVMCLDGLGRTGVFCATMSSLRRLLEEQTVDILQSVKLLRNNRLGMVQTLSQYEFIYKTILEHLLAFEVYDNVPQEEALYANV from the exons GAACACTTACTGGCATTGAGATCCGTGTTGATATTGATACTAGTTTACTCTTGACTTCCACTAACATCTGTGGATCTATCCCTTCCCAAACATCTGGTCATCACTTGGTAGACTGCAATCCATCTTTGATTGGACGTTATGTTTCTTTAtacaaaagtaataataatgagaTCACTGTTTGTGAAGTTGATGTTTATGGAG tTCATATAAGTAAAGTACCAGTTGTAACCTGTCCTGctgataaaatattaaaaacatcatCACCGCTAACTTTAGATTGGGATGCACCAATAGTAACTGATGATGTTGACACTGGCCTTGTTGCCATTTGTACTCCACCATCTGATTCATCATTTCCTCCAGGCTCTACTATGGTAACATGTACTGCAACTGATAGCCATGGTAATACTAGATCCTGTAGTTTTGATGTTATTTTAG ATGCAGAAAAACCCATTGTTGAATGTCCTGACAACATTGCTAGAAGCATATCAACCTTTAGTCAAGTTACAGTGACCTGGAATGACCCCACAGTGAGTGACAATGTTGATACTGATCTATCCGCTGCTTGTATTCCATCTTCTGGTTCATCATTTAATATTGGTTCAACTGATGTTACTTGCTATGCTACTGATACTGCTAGTAATACAGGAATCTGTGTATTTACAGTTACTGTCAATG TTGTTATAGATGAAGAAAGACCAAATGTTGAATGTCCTGGAAACATTATTAGGAGTATATCAACATCAAACCAAGCTACAGTGACCTGGGATGACCCCACAGTCAGTGACAATGTTGATCCTGATCTATCAGCTACTTGTAATCCACTTTCTGGTTCATCATTTAATATTGGTTCAAGGGTTGGTACTTGCTATGCTACTGATACTGCTGGTAATACAGGAAGTTGTGATTTTTCAGTTACAGTCAATG ATGTTGGTGTTCCCATTTTGACCTGCCCAGACATTGAAACAGGTGAACCGTCTGTTACCTGGGATGATCCTATAGTCATTGACAATGTTGATACTGGTCTGTCAGCTACTTGTAATCCACCTTCTGgttcattatttaatattggTTCAACTGATGTTACTTGTAATGCAATGGATACTGCTGGTAATACAGGAATCTGTGTGTTTAAAGTTACTGTCAATG ataatgATAGTCCGACTGTAAGCTGTCCTGTTGAATATGTTGAAGAAGATACAGGCACACTAGTGACCTGGGATGACCCCACAGTCAGTGACAATGCTGATACTGATCTGTCAGCTACTTGTACTCCACCTTCTGGTTCATCATTTAATATTGGTTCAACTAATGTTACTTGTACTGCTATGGATACCGTTAATAATGTGGGCAGCTGCGTATTTACAGTTACTGTCAAAG AGGCTACAGATAATTCTCCAAatacagatgatgatgatggtggtggtggtattGATACAACAGTAATTGTAATTGTTCTGATTGCTGTTCTTCTTCTCTTGGTTTTTGCTGTTGTACTGGCATGGAAAAT ACGAGCAAAAAGACAGATCTTAAAGAGACCAGGAGTTATCCCCATGTCAGCACCAAATGGGCTAAGATCTGGCAAGGAACCTGAGCAGACCAATAATGAGCTACTTGCTCTAGGGGCCACTAACAATCAAG AGGATTATTCCAACTATACACCTGATCCTGATCCATATGTAATCCAAGAGTTCATACAACCTGCGATACCAATACACAAACTAGCAGAGTATATTGAGGAGAAGAAGGCAAATGAACAACTTACGCAAGAATGGGAG TCTCTTCCTGAAGGTATTAAAACCGATGCTCGTAAGTCTGTTGGTCTGGAATCAAATAATGCAATCAAGAATCGTTATCGCAATGTTATTCCAT ATGATGAGCATCGTGTTGTCCTTGATGTGATATATGACAATCCATATTCTGATTACATCAATGCTTGCTTTATTAAG GGCTTTGTGAAGGAAAATGAATATATTGCGGCACAAGGACCAAATAAATCAACCGTTGTGGACTTCTGGAGAATGATTTGGCAGGAGAATGTGTCTGTTGTTATCATGACAGCAAACCTAGTTGAGGATGGGAAG aataaaTGCACACAATACTGGCCAGAAAACGTAAACAAATATGGAGAGTTAAATGTTTCTTTCTTGAAGGAAACTTCCAAAACATCTTATCTTACAAGGAAACTTAAAGTAGTGAAG GGTACAGAAGTAAGATATGTAAAGCAATACCACTTTTTCATATGGCCAGATAAGAACATACCTCGATCATCATCGCCAGTCATCAATATGTTAAATGTTATAAACAACGAAACACCATCAAATGCTGGACCAATCTTAGTACATTGCAG TGCTGGTGCTGGTAGAACAGGAGCGATAATAGCAATTGACGCGATGATGAAAATGGCAACTGAAACTGGAGAGATTAACATTCTAGAATTTGTGAAAGATATGCGTGAACGTAGGCCAAACATGGTCCAAACACCG ttGCAGTACTTGTTTGTATATAAAACTATTCTAGAGTTCGTCCTCTTTGGAGACACATCACGTGCTGCATCAGACTTCAAGGAACATTACCAAAAACTCAGGGCTATCAACCCCAAGTCTAAAAAGTCTTATATCGCAGATGAGTTTGaa GCACTTCAAGGTTTATCATCAATTCTTGGTGGTCATAAAATTACTGGAGGATTCCGACCTGAAAACAGAGACAAAAACAGATATCCTGATTTGGTGCCTT TTGACCGTAATCGACCATTCATTATGACTCCAGGTGAAGATGGACCATCAGATTACATAAATGCTTCCTTCTTTGAT agcTTTGATAAAAAGGACATGTTTATTGGTACTCAAACTCCGCTGGAGAACACTATTGAAGACTTTTGGAGAATGGTGGTTGACTACAACTCGCGGGCTATTGTCGTTCTCACTGACATGGTGAACCGAGATAGG aCTGTAGCAGAGTTCTGGCCAGATTTGAATCTGCAATTCAGTTTCAAGTACCTGACAGTATCTTCATTAACAAGTGAAAAATTATCAAGACATATTAACATTCACTCATTTGATATTACCAAGAATGATGAG AAAAAGTCCTTGGAAGTGAAGATCTTCGAGTTTCTTGGCTGGCCAGCCAACAGCTTCACACCAAAATCAACAGCAGATTTTCTACAGCTTGTTACTGTAGTTAACAATTGGCAATCAGAAATAGAAGACCCTACTATGGTTGTAATGTGCTT AGATGGTTTGGGGCGTACTGGAGTGTTCTGCGCAACTATGTCCAGTCTTCGTAGATTACTTGAGGAGCAGACAGTTGATATATTGCAGAGCGTTAAGTTGTTGAGAAACAACAGATTAGGGATGGTACAGACATTG TCACAATATGAGtttatttacaaaacaataCTTGAGCACTTACTTGCCTTTGAAGTGTACGACAATGTTCCACAAGAAGAAGCGCTGTACGCAAACGTTTAA